AAGAACAAGGGTTTGGGAGAAGACCGAATTggcaaattttgaaattgaaaaaaggcGCACTTATATCTCCCCAAAACTCTGAatctcaatcaaattcaattccTGGATTCTATCTATCTCCTCTCTCCCAAAAAAATGAAACGGCtcattttgaatttcaaatccCGCTATGCGCGGGACCAACATAGATTCAATTTCACTTCCAATATTCGTTATTTCAAATCTTGGGCTTTTTTATTGGGCCTTAAGCGTTTTCGCCCTTTcaattattaagattaaaacattatatactTATGAAATAAACCATCTATCTAttctaatgaaaataaataaattcaaacatagtTCATTTAAACTATATTGTATTTTTACACTGATCGAGTCGTTGTTTTACGagtaattaataaaactatttgcTAACGACTAATATTAtcttaatatcaataaaataatgtacTATCATTGTTCTACATAAATATTAGCTACACATCTTTTCAATaaatgactttattttatttgatgtgttTTTGCAGCTTTGAGTATGGAATAAATCATGATTTTTTGAAAATGTGTACTACGATCataagtatatttaaaataatatttattttcgaTGAATAACTATCCAATATCATATTGCAACAAAGAATATAATCATAACtgttttacaaatatttttaaattattatattaattaattaatatttaattagacTTTTAtatttgggatttttttttcactctataataataaaacatccCTTAACAAAACCTATTAACGAGATGATTaatcaaacaatttatttaCCAATTAATTACTGTTTGAAGTGGTGAATTATATTGATTACGAAAAAAATTCCTATAAACTTTTTGAATcaagaatgaaaattttcaaatataccAATGTTACTGGCAGGATTCAATAAAAGCACGCAATTAAATTTCACTTGCTTGATTTGTAACTTTGAGAGGAatgattatgtttttaataagcCACTCTTTAGTTCTTTATTAAATTCCCTATTATGTTAATTTACAATTCTTaatgtttaattcattcatgATGATTACGAACTATCTTTTTACCTTTAAAACAATTCAAGTAATTGAAGTTTTTATATTCAGAATAGTGTTAGGTTTATTTCCTATTTTCTTGGATGAATATCAGGGGTGATGAGTTGGATCTTGTCACAGCAAATTTGGTCTTAGTAAGGTAATATCtattacaaaaactaaaatcccaaacatattataaacatctttaaataattgtattaattagtTAATCTTTACTTAGATGTTATATATTTGGGATTTCTTATGATAAAGTCCTTTAGCAATAGTAGTAATTAGGTGAATGATTattcaatttcattaattatgCACATAGAAACAAATTCCTCTCAAGAATGtaaatttaacctataaatATCATCATATTAACATTATACATCAGGCTAATAAACTTTCcatataatatttcatattatcGCATTGTTTTTtcgtaaaattaatataatccaatttcttatattaatgtaattcaattaaataaaaatatagttctatattttgtttttggaaaaatagTAAGTGAATAACATCTAGAGATTAAGTTgcagataattttttttatcagtaatatgataaaaattaaagtcaaGTCTTTTTATCTGAACCTAACCctcatttcattaaaataataattccaGGTACATGATACGTAATTTACGTATGCATCCaaaatctatattaaaataaaaatcgaaAGCAAGCATAAAATAAATAGCCGCCAAAACGGAATGGAATCAATTCATGTGTGAtaagcaatttttttatcaactaaCATGTGATATTTACATAATAGTTGTAGTTGCTATGAAGTTAGTTTATTTGCAAATTAGGCTTATGAAAGAAGTTTTTTATGGAAAATTTAAACTCATTTAAGCATATTATTTACGATTACTAGCTACTATTAAATGATATATCcccatttgaaaaagaaaaaaacatttgtaTTCTTTCAAAGGTTTAAATTGactatattattaatttgatctgtcaatttatttaattagatcATTTTGGTCTTTCAACTATTAAATTTTTCGAtctcatcttttaatttttaaaactaatgcAATGTTGCCTTTTCAATCAATAATGCTTAAATTTTCCAGCGAATGGGTCCTATATGATGACTAGAAGTAATTTTTCATATTGTCGAGAAAACAATAAGTCAACGTCGTTTTATCGCAACTGGATGAAATGATTTCCAttacatcaattttaaaatgtcaGAATCCAAAATCAACCATTTAATAACTGAGAAACCAATAataatctaaattatttaatttcaaattttaaaaaatgatcaTATGAATGAAAGGAATAACCAAAATACGtgtatatatattgtataaaaGGATTCTGATTTAAACctgctttaaaatattatcattttatcaaatcctttctaaaatataacaatgaaGTGTGTTTTTAGGTagccaaattatttattaccaATCTTCACTGTCTTGAATACCGAACACCTTAAACTAGTTTAGTATATatgcaaataatatatatagtatagtttttttgaataaaaataacacagttaatgaaaataacatgATGAGGTCAACAAGAAGTCAAAGCTTCCTTACAATTGTCCTCAATACATAATTTTAAGATTACttaagatataattaatgatactttatttttctgataaaaGAAATCTTATGATTTTTAAACGTCAACTGgactaatttttattaaattttgaataaatggttctttatagtttaaatttgtttggaCTTTCTCttgcatttatttttttgttttttttaatgataaaagtaTTGATTTAAGAAGAATTGGGAATTTTTTTCGGACACAGTAGATTAGTAGTTGAGTTTAagtgataatataaaattagatgaCGTAAACCTATCCCTAAAGAATTAAAAGCATTTTGTAAGTGTATTAAGCCACCAATTTTGGGATAATTTTAGttatatgagaagaaaataagtttttaagaaTACTTAAGGAGATaaatttttggaaaatgatatttttaacaccatttttttttacatcattttacACTGCACACGTCTGgaagatttcaaattaaaaaaaactttagtttttctcttccaaatatacaattaccttaactttttttaatttaaaatcgtccaatcacatcttgacaggtgaaaatggtgttaaaatattattatcttaaattttttgacaacttaaACGTCTTTATCTAAACCTCCTCATAGGAAAGTTCAAATGTGCGTACAAAACAAACGTTTTGGAGCCTTCTTTTTACATACACACTTTAACAGGTTTCAGGCTTTCTGTATCAAATTTGTCATAAAAATATTGTACAGACTAACATTCCTGTCAGTCCAAACAAGTTTAGCTCATCCATTGAAGCAAATTGCACTAGGTATTGAAGAGTTTCATTTTGGATATTATGTTCGACAAGACTTGTTACAATACAAACAAGTTTGGCCTGatgcaaataataatatttgctCCTGTCATGGAATAGACCCCTAAACGtccaaatttaaatgattttcttCTCAGAAAGTGATATCCTTTTAACTTTACTTTTGTCTTTATCTTTCAGCTGTTCATTTCAACCTGTTTTGCTATTTTGAGTGTAAGTGTCAACCTTTTGCATCAGATTTTTCTAACCATATCTTGAATCTCTACAAGGATCCAAAGGTGGAGTGAGGTCACAGCTGCATCACTTTGCTATTTTCtactgaaagaaaaatatattcaaaaaaagaataacattaaAGTAATTCATtacatttttttgtataaaaaattacaaaattaaactatttgaTTTATTGTCTGTGTGACTCATCACGTCAAAATATAGTACCCGGGTCATATCCaccatccatgtttgcatagCTCCTTTCAtcaaatttacaaaagaaactCAAGCAATTTTATCTGTTTCTGGTTTCTGCATGTTTGTACATTTGCATTTAGCCCTTCTTTCGCTCAGATTCTGCAGAAAAGCATTCAAAATGTTAGTGCATGCATGAAAAGAGCATTAGTTGCATGGCTATGACTATGGGGAGTTCTAACAAATAACTTCTCCCTTTGAGCACCTTGAATTGATTCTGAAGGTTCTTTATGTAGTCTACAGCCAAGTCTAACATCTCTGCTGTGCTGGTTTGCTGCCAAAAACTCAAGAATGTTAACATTCCaaacacaaaacaatgcaaGGGCAAATCAACTTCTGTTTTATTTCTGACCTTCTCCATATTTGGAACAAGCTCTTGCAATTTTCTTATTCGTTCACTGATCCTAGTTCTTCTCACCTGAGAACAAGTACTTGTTAGAATAATCTTTTCGCACaatcatcattttttattatagttttcgCAAAGGAACAgaatttcattttaatcgatAGAATAGAACTTCACCATACCAAATGTTTGTGAAAACAAGTTTTGGCACTAACAGATAACATGATACTCTCTTACCCTTTCGGCAATGCTTCGAGGATGAGTAGCAAAGCCTCTCTTTGCTCTGATTTTACAAGGAACAGAATCATTAAACTGAAGCAAGTTGTCCATAGCAAACATCTCCGAGGACGTTCTTGGCAAACTCAAATGATACGAAAGAGAATGAACTTGATTTCCCAGCTCTCCGTTCTGAGTGTATGAGAACATATTTGTATTAAGAACCAGAAAAAAGTTCGGAACAATATATACaacaagaaaatggaaaatCCCAAACAAACCTGAGCTTCAGAAAGTAATTCATCATTACTATTTCGTTGTCTTTTGGCGTTTGACGTCTCATTCCAAGAAGCATAAGGGAATCCAGGGCCGTAATATCGAGCATCACCATTGCTACCTCCATGTCTACCATCCTCGGGGCTAGTTACCCTAAGACCCTCCGTGCCCATTTTAGAGGTTGGTGATAAAATTCCCAAAGAAGAAGGACTCCTTGGTGAGAAGCTAATGTGATTCTTCATTCTGTTCATAGATATTCTATGCTCACCATCAATGCCATTAACACCACCAAAGTTTTCAACACCTTTCATACCATCGTACCCTGCAGTTTTCAACATGACACTGAAACTACTTCAGTAACAGCTAGGTTTATCTTCGTATAAAATTTGGAAATGTATTTTCAGAATTTTTAATGCATATCTCCAGTTTTGGATACGCAAAATGAACAGGGAAGAATATATGGGAAGTGTAGATTAAAATTTGTAAcgttaaattttgattaaaattaagttcataagtaaaaacaaaccaaatctcACTTTTACATGATTAAGTTctaaagaaaaaggtttttagacAAATTTCAAAACGGAAGCATATTTTTGGAGATAATTATGTTACGAAATTGAATTCATTCTCCAAACTCAATATGGAACCCTTCAAGTTGAAAAACAACCATTAACATGTGTTGTTTTGCGGTTTAAGGTATTTTGAACACTCCCAACCATATTCTGAGAATTAAGAGTTTCTTTTCACAAGATCATGTCAATGTGTATGCCAAAGTTAAAGTCCTCAAACCGAAGTTGCTACAAAAAGTATGAAAAGACAAGCTTAAAGTTCAAATATTGACATATGTTGTTCGTTCCGTACAAAAACCACAGCTTTAGAAAGTTATATAAGCGCTTTGTTGACATTAAGTGTTTATAGAAGTCTTCCCAAATCAAATTATTACGTTGGGAATCATAAATAAATCTTATATGTCTAACCACTCATCATATCCTTGCTGTCTAATTTCAAAAGTCAGAACACGCAATTCCAGTTGAATAAgctaccaccaccatcttcaacaGATTGATTTCATTCGGCATAAACAATTTCCATTTGGTGCTAAACAAAACGTACGGACAGCCTAAAATCTGCCATAAAAAGTAGTAAACAAAAACTGAATAGAGAACAAGTACAGTACCGTTGTGAAAGGAGATGCTGTTAGAGAAATTGCCAGAAGGGAAGCTACTCTGCCTGAGAAGATTGGGATTAAAGATTTTTCCGCCCTGATCCATTCCCACAGAACCCACCATCATAGATGAAGAAACAGTTACTGTAGAGTCATGCCTCGGGTACCGAGAGGGTAACACAGAAGTACTATAACCTTGCTGGGAATTCATGCGAGTCAGAGGTGATAATGATGAGGAGGAGGACGATATTGTTGACTCCTTCGGTTGTTTATTCTCATTAGAAACCTTGTTATCTACGAATTCTCGTAAGGTAGGGGATGTCGTATCGAGGGTGTCGCCGGAATTGAAGAATCTTAAAAGTGGTTCAGAACCCTCCCAGGGGTTGGCGTTGACGGAAGAAGCTTCGGGTTGTTTGAAGTTGGCGAGAACTTGAGTGGGGGCAGAGCGAAAGCGAAGTAAGCCGGAATTGGGCTGGTGTTGTTGCTGAAGTTGGTAACGGGAATTGGAATCCATGGTTTGGTAATGAGTTGAAAAAGAAGGAGTGAAGGTGATACTGATATGAGGGGCTAGAGAATCATTATGATGAAAATCGAAAAGGTTCTGGAAGTAACCCAAATgggaaggaaaaggaaaagcttGGTGGCTCAAAATTCAAGGAGGGGCTTAAAGGGAAGGTTGAGAGGTCGGTGTTGTGCAGAAGCGAAACAGATAAACACAGAAGCAGTGAAAAAGACAAGGAGAGAAATATGTAGGCGtggagaaagataaaaagatacgTGTTAGTGCAGTTTCAGAAAGAAACCTGATTATTTTGCTTTTTGAAAAAAGAGAGCAAGAGCAAGCAAGTTCCTGTGAATGaactagagagagaaaaaacacAGAGGACAGAGAAAGTGTAtgcagagagagagaaagagaaagaaaaggagctcgttgagttttttttttttttttttttcttacaaacacAAGTTCTAAAatcaagatgaaaaaaaatatatttacggcataaataatgaaatttaataagaaataattgattttgtctttGTAGCGTTTTGAGGCAATTGAACCAATGAGAATTTTGAGGAGTACATCAAGCAGCGTCACAGGACTGGATACTGTTTGTCTGTTCTTAGATTGCTTGATAATTCCGAACACcagaaaagattaatttaattgagtgcaatataaaattcatttgNTGgtacattttcttttgtatttataaggttgtttatattttaggtTGGTTAAAATAAGGTTTTCTTTAAGTGCTTAACAACCCTTGAAAACATTACGAAACCTATCACTTACTACTACTTGTTCAATCTTGACCTATATTAAATCCATTTAATACTAAAGAAGAAAGTGCATGAACGAATACTCTAGCGCCAATGGTTTATACTCTTTAACAGCATAATGAAAAATCCATTGAATCAAATCAAGGATAAAGAAGACATGCTAATGCTTCTTTTCTTAAACTTCTAATCTTAACctcaattttcttctataaGGACAAAATTGGTAAAGAAAATGCAAGTTTGGAAATatggacaatatatatatatagtatgcAGTTTTATTTATGGAAAGACTGCGCGTGTGAGCGTAATCTGAAACGAAGGAGAAGAAAAACCGACGTGGCAACGCTGCTTGTCACTGTTTACACGACAAAATCCATCGTATATCTGTCACCACGTCATTCTAACCCATACTCATACGTACTAATGTACAAAGAATATACACGTCCTtgtatgtaaataattttcatacaattttatttttaatgttataataatttttttttctagaaattgtttttattattgtaaaaatgtAGACATTTATGTGAGTTTCCATGCGTATTTTTTAAGAGAACTTCTATTATTGGGTACAAAatgtgtatttaattaaaggtagaAAGATTGagcatttaattaaaaaaactaaaatagattTTGAGGGACAtgagaaataagaaataaaaagagtGTATATCATTAAAAAGATGTACGAGTAATGagatgaaaatgatttttgatgAATGATATTGATTAAGATGTACgatagttacattttttttattttatattttatatttactattttcaaACTGCTATCAGTCACCGCtgttgattaattaaaaaaaattaatagtttaatatttcaaaaaaaaaaattatttaatgtacaAGCAAAGAgtgcttttttaaatttttggtagGTAAGAGTTGTGAGTTATAAAGGCCTGGTCCaccttcttttctctctttttatttattgatcTTTTTTTCGCCTTCAACCACGTCTTTTGTTATTAAGAatgtgactttatttttttat
The sequence above is drawn from the Vigna radiata var. radiata cultivar VC1973A chromosome 3, Vradiata_ver6, whole genome shotgun sequence genome and encodes:
- the LOC106757249 gene encoding transcription factor bHLH130, whose protein sequence is MDSNSRYQLQQQHQPNSGLLRFRSAPTQVLANFKQPEASSVNANPWEGSEPLLRFFNSGDTLDTTSPTLREFVDNKVSNENKQPKESTISSSSSSLSPLTRMNSQQGYSTSVLPSRYPRHDSTVTVSSSMMVGSVGMDQGGKIFNPNLLRQSSFPSGNFSNSISFHNGYDGMKGVENFGGVNGIDGEHRISMNRMKNHISFSPRSPSSLGILSPTSKMGTEGLRVTSPEDGRHGGSNGDARYYGPGFPYASWNETSNAKRQRNSNDELLSEAQNGELGNQVHSLSYHLSLPRTSSEMFAMDNLLQFNDSVPCKIRAKRGFATHPRSIAERVRRTRISERIRKLQELVPNMEKQTSTAEMLDLAVDYIKNLQNQFKNLSERRAKCKCTNMQKPETDKIA